The following proteins are co-located in the Mycolicibacterium goodii genome:
- a CDS encoding acyl-CoA dehydrogenase family protein codes for MRIGYTPEQEELRRELRAYFAKLMTPERVEALGSSEGEMGRGNVYRETVAQMGKDGWLTLSWPKEFGGQARPPMDGLIFTDEAAIAGAPVPFLTINSVAPTIMAFGTEEQKNYFLPKIASGELHFSIGYSEPGAGTDLASLRTTAVRDGDEYVINGQKMWTSLIAYADYVWLAVRTNPEAKKHRGISMLIVPTTAEGFSWTPVHTMSGVDTSATYYQDVRVPVTNLVGEENQGWKLVTNQLNHERVALVSAQPIYVALGGVREWAQNTKDVHGKRLIDSEWVQLNLARVHAKAEVLKLVNWELASTESAPSPADASAAKVYGTELATEAYRLLMEVLGTSATLRGDTRGALLRGRIERFHRSALILTFGGGTNEIQRDIIGMVALGLPRVNR; via the coding sequence ATGCGGATCGGATACACCCCCGAGCAGGAGGAGTTGCGCCGCGAGCTGCGCGCGTACTTCGCCAAGTTGATGACGCCGGAACGGGTGGAGGCGCTCGGCTCATCCGAAGGCGAGATGGGCCGCGGCAACGTCTACCGCGAGACCGTCGCGCAGATGGGCAAGGACGGGTGGCTCACGCTGTCCTGGCCCAAGGAATTCGGCGGTCAGGCCCGCCCGCCGATGGACGGGCTGATCTTCACCGACGAGGCCGCGATCGCGGGTGCGCCGGTGCCGTTCCTCACCATCAACAGCGTCGCGCCGACGATCATGGCGTTCGGCACCGAGGAGCAGAAGAACTACTTCCTGCCCAAGATCGCATCGGGCGAGTTGCACTTCTCGATCGGCTATTCCGAACCGGGCGCGGGCACCGACCTGGCATCGCTGCGCACCACCGCGGTGCGCGACGGCGACGAGTACGTCATCAACGGCCAGAAGATGTGGACCAGCCTGATCGCCTACGCCGACTATGTGTGGCTCGCGGTGCGCACAAACCCCGAGGCCAAGAAGCACCGCGGCATCTCGATGCTCATCGTCCCGACCACGGCCGAGGGCTTCTCCTGGACGCCGGTGCACACCATGTCCGGGGTGGACACCAGCGCCACCTACTACCAGGACGTGCGCGTGCCGGTGACCAATCTGGTCGGCGAGGAGAACCAGGGCTGGAAACTCGTGACCAACCAGCTCAACCACGAGCGGGTGGCACTCGTATCGGCCCAGCCCATCTACGTCGCACTGGGCGGGGTGCGGGAGTGGGCCCAGAACACCAAGGACGTGCACGGCAAGCGGTTGATCGACTCGGAGTGGGTGCAGCTCAACCTGGCCCGCGTGCACGCCAAGGCCGAGGTGCTCAAACTCGTCAACTGGGAACTCGCCTCGACCGAGTCCGCGCCGTCACCTGCCGACGCGTCGGCGGCCAAGGTGTACGGCACCGAGTTGGCGACCGAGGCCTACCGGCTGCTCATGGAGGTGCTCGGCACCTCGGCGACGCTGCGCGGGGACACCCGCGGTGCACTGCTGCGCGGCCGGATCGAGCGGTTCCACCGTTCGGCGTTGATCCTGACCTTCGGCGGCGGCACCAACGAGATCCAACGAGACATCATCGGCATGGTCGCGCTCGGCCTGCCCCGAGTGAACCGGTAG
- a CDS encoding MCE family protein has translation MASLDNDKTLRTGIFGIVLVTAVVLVSFGYTGLPFFPQGKPYEAYFADAGGIETGNDVNVSGITVGKVTDVALAGDAAKVTFTVDRKIKVGDQSLVAIKTDTVLGQKSLSVTPKGAGSPTVIPLGRTTTPYTLNTALQDLGQNVGELDKPRFEQALQTLTDTMRDATPQLRGALDGVANLSRSLNRRDEALGQLLTHAKRVSDLLAQRAGQVNQLITDGNMLFAALDERRQALSTLIAGIDDVSRQLSGFVADNRREFKPALDKLNLVMDNLLERREHIGEALRRLPPYATALGEVVGSGPGFQINLYGVPPASMSEVLLDTYFQPGKLPDSLADMLRGYISERTIVRPKSP, from the coding sequence ATGGCTAGCCTCGACAATGACAAGACGCTGCGCACCGGGATCTTCGGCATCGTCCTGGTGACCGCGGTCGTGCTGGTGTCGTTCGGATACACCGGTCTGCCGTTCTTCCCGCAGGGCAAGCCGTATGAGGCGTACTTCGCCGACGCCGGAGGTATCGAGACGGGCAACGACGTCAACGTCTCCGGTATCACCGTCGGCAAGGTCACCGACGTGGCCCTGGCCGGTGACGCCGCGAAGGTCACCTTCACCGTCGACCGCAAGATCAAGGTGGGTGACCAGTCGCTGGTGGCGATCAAGACCGACACCGTGCTGGGACAGAAGTCGCTGTCGGTGACGCCGAAGGGCGCGGGCTCGCCGACGGTGATCCCGTTGGGCCGCACCACAACTCCCTACACGTTGAACACCGCGCTGCAGGATCTCGGGCAGAACGTCGGCGAACTGGACAAGCCGCGCTTCGAACAGGCGCTGCAGACGCTGACCGACACCATGCGCGACGCCACCCCGCAGTTGCGCGGCGCGCTCGACGGTGTGGCGAATTTGTCGCGCAGCCTCAACCGCCGCGACGAGGCGCTCGGGCAGCTGCTGACGCACGCCAAGCGCGTGTCGGACCTGCTGGCCCAACGGGCCGGGCAGGTCAACCAACTCATCACCGACGGCAACATGCTCTTCGCCGCGCTCGACGAGCGCAGGCAGGCGCTGAGCACGCTGATCGCGGGCATCGACGACGTGTCGCGGCAGCTCTCGGGTTTCGTGGCCGACAACCGCCGCGAGTTCAAGCCCGCGCTGGACAAGCTCAACCTGGTCATGGACAACCTGCTCGAGCGCCGCGAGCACATCGGCGAGGCACTGCGCCGGCTGCCTCCGTACGCCACGGCGCTGGGCGAGGTCGTCGGATCCGGACCCGGCTTCCAGATCAACCTGTACGGGGTGCCGCCCGCCTCGATGTCCGAAGTGCTGCTCGATACCTACTTCCAGCCCGGTAAATTGCCGGACAGTCTCGCCGACATGTTGCGCGGCTACATTTCCGAGCGGACGATCGTTAGGCCGAAATCGCCATGA
- the fadD17 gene encoding long-chain-fatty-acid--CoA ligase FadD17 has translation MADPTDPQTVTALLASLVDVTDRGVYEGDSFVSWAEHIAAGAQAGAALRARMDPRRPPHVGVLLGNTTSFSSLLVAAGLTGLVPVGLNPTRRGEALSRDIVRADCQVVLTDNPGLVPAGEIPVIDVESAEWATELVGHRGAPVQFGPLRPDDLFMLIFTSGTSGEPKAVRVTHDKVAFPGRMLAERFGLGPSDTAYLSMPLFHSNAIMAGWAVAVAAGASIALRRKFSASGFIDDVRRYGATYANYVGKPLSYILATEPRPDDADNPLKILYGNEGAPRDLERFAERFGVHVVDGFGSTEGGVAIARTPDTPDGALGPLTDEVAIVDVDTGEPCPPGRVGELVNPTGAGWFRGYYNDPQAESERMAGGVYHTGDLAFCDENGYVYFAGRLGDWMRVDGENLGTAPIERILVRHPGILEVAVYPVPDPAVGDQVMAAVVPAPGAPFDPDEFREFLAAQDDLGPKQWPSYVRVGTELPRTETFKVIKRQLTAEGTDCTDPVWPIARADTTA, from the coding sequence ATGGCCGACCCCACCGATCCCCAGACCGTGACGGCTCTGCTCGCTTCCCTGGTCGACGTTACCGATCGCGGTGTGTACGAGGGTGATTCGTTCGTCAGCTGGGCCGAGCACATTGCGGCGGGCGCCCAGGCGGGGGCCGCGCTGCGCGCCCGCATGGACCCGCGGCGGCCCCCGCACGTCGGGGTGCTGCTGGGCAACACCACGTCCTTCTCCAGCCTGCTGGTGGCAGCGGGTCTTACGGGACTGGTGCCGGTGGGCCTGAATCCCACGCGCCGTGGTGAGGCGCTGTCGCGCGACATCGTGCGGGCGGACTGCCAGGTGGTGCTCACCGACAACCCTGGCCTGGTGCCCGCGGGCGAGATCCCGGTGATCGACGTCGAATCTGCCGAGTGGGCAACCGAACTGGTGGGCCATCGAGGTGCGCCGGTGCAGTTCGGACCGCTCCGCCCGGATGACCTGTTCATGTTGATCTTCACGTCGGGCACCAGCGGTGAACCCAAGGCCGTGCGGGTCACACACGACAAGGTCGCGTTCCCGGGCCGGATGCTCGCCGAACGTTTCGGCCTCGGCCCGTCCGACACCGCCTATCTGTCGATGCCGCTGTTCCATTCGAACGCGATCATGGCCGGCTGGGCCGTCGCGGTTGCCGCCGGTGCGTCGATCGCGTTGCGCCGCAAGTTCTCCGCGTCGGGGTTCATCGACGACGTGCGCCGCTACGGCGCCACCTACGCCAACTACGTCGGCAAGCCGCTGTCCTACATCCTGGCCACCGAACCGCGCCCGGACGATGCCGACAACCCGTTGAAGATCCTGTACGGCAACGAAGGGGCGCCGCGTGACCTGGAGCGGTTCGCCGAACGGTTCGGCGTGCACGTCGTCGACGGGTTCGGTTCCACCGAGGGTGGCGTCGCCATCGCCCGCACCCCCGACACCCCCGACGGCGCGCTGGGCCCACTGACCGATGAGGTCGCGATCGTCGACGTCGACACCGGTGAACCGTGCCCACCCGGACGCGTCGGCGAACTGGTGAACCCGACCGGCGCCGGATGGTTCCGCGGCTACTACAACGATCCACAGGCCGAGTCCGAGCGGATGGCGGGCGGCGTCTACCACACCGGCGACCTGGCGTTCTGCGACGAGAACGGTTACGTGTACTTCGCCGGCCGCCTCGGGGACTGGATGCGGGTGGACGGCGAGAACCTGGGCACCGCGCCCATCGAGCGAATCCTGGTGCGCCATCCCGGGATTCTCGAGGTCGCGGTGTATCCCGTCCCCGATCCGGCGGTGGGCGATCAGGTGATGGCCGCGGTGGTGCCGGCACCGGGAGCGCCCTTCGACCCCGATGAGTTCCGCGAGTTCCTGGCCGCGCAGGACGACCTCGGACCGAAGCAGTGGCCGTCGTACGTGCGGGTGGGCACCGAACTGCCGCGCACCGAGACCTTCAAGGTGATCAAGCGCCAACTGACCGCAGAGGGCACCGACTGCACCGACCCGGTGTGGCCGATCGCGCGCGCCGACACGACTGCGTGA
- a CDS encoding acyl-CoA dehydrogenase family protein yields MDFSQPEAAADLGGLVRTITESVCTPEHQRELDKLPERFDRDLWAKLIESDVLSAAAPESVGGGGFGVLEQTAVLTALGRQLAAVPYLESVVAAAGAIAQFGSEAQRAAWGAPAVAGDKILTVALDAEMGQGPVQAQADGDGYRLTGTRTQVGYGPVADAYLVPAETGSGVGVFIVAADDAGVTETSLDTTGKGSVAHLELHDVAVGADRALGGALGGVVAEWLTTRTMLGRTAYQLGVLERALELTASYAREREQFDRPIGSFQAVSSRLADGYIDVKGLQLTLTQAAWRLSEDLPADIDVATAAFWAAEAGHRVAHTTVHVHGGVGIDTDHPVHRYFLAAKQTEFALGSATGQLLHIGRELAETPA; encoded by the coding sequence ATGGACTTTTCACAACCGGAAGCGGCCGCCGACCTCGGCGGCCTGGTGCGCACCATCACCGAATCGGTGTGCACGCCCGAACACCAGCGTGAGCTCGACAAGCTCCCCGAGCGGTTCGACCGTGACCTGTGGGCCAAGCTCATCGAGTCCGACGTGCTGTCGGCCGCGGCACCGGAATCGGTGGGCGGCGGTGGATTCGGTGTGCTGGAGCAGACCGCCGTGCTGACGGCGCTGGGACGGCAACTGGCCGCGGTGCCGTATCTGGAGTCCGTGGTGGCCGCCGCGGGCGCGATCGCGCAGTTCGGCTCCGAAGCGCAGCGCGCCGCGTGGGGTGCGCCCGCGGTCGCCGGCGACAAGATCCTCACGGTCGCCCTCGACGCCGAGATGGGCCAGGGTCCGGTGCAGGCGCAGGCCGACGGGGACGGCTACCGCCTGACCGGCACCCGCACCCAGGTCGGTTACGGCCCGGTCGCCGACGCCTATCTGGTCCCGGCCGAAACCGGTTCCGGCGTCGGCGTTTTCATCGTCGCCGCGGACGACGCCGGGGTGACCGAGACCTCGTTGGACACCACCGGCAAGGGCAGCGTCGCGCATCTGGAACTCCACGACGTCGCCGTCGGCGCCGACCGGGCGCTCGGCGGCGCGCTCGGTGGGGTGGTCGCCGAGTGGTTGACGACGCGCACGATGCTCGGCCGCACGGCATATCAACTCGGTGTGCTGGAACGCGCCCTTGAGCTCACCGCGTCGTACGCGCGCGAGCGTGAACAGTTCGACCGTCCGATCGGCAGTTTCCAGGCGGTCTCGTCACGGCTGGCCGACGGCTACATCGACGTCAAGGGCCTGCAGCTCACGCTCACCCAGGCGGCCTGGCGGTTGTCGGAGGATCTGCCCGCCGACATCGATGTCGCCACCGCGGCATTCTGGGCCGCCGAGGCCGGACACCGCGTCGCGCACACCACGGTTCACGTGCACGGCGGGGTCGGCATCGACACGGACCACCCGGTCCACCGCTACTTCCTGGCCGCCAAGCAGACCGAGTTCGCCCTCGGCAGCGCGACCGGCCAGCTGCTGCACATCGGCCGCGAACTGGCCGAAACACCCGCCTAG
- a CDS encoding MlaE family ABC transporter permease: MIEQLAVPARAVGGFVEMSLDTFAKIFRRPFQLKEFLDQTWMIARVSLVPTLLVAIPFTVLVAFTLNILLREIGAADLSGAGTAFGTITQLGPVVTVLVVAGAGATAICADLGARTIREEIDAMRVLGIDPIQRLVVPRVLASTFVALLLNGLVCAIGLAGGYVFSVFLQGVNPGAFINGLTVLTGLGELVLAEIKALLFGVVAGLVGCYRGLTVKGGPKGVGNAVNETVVYAFICLFVINVIMTAIGVRVLTP, from the coding sequence TTGATCGAACAGCTTGCGGTTCCAGCCCGGGCCGTGGGCGGTTTCGTCGAGATGTCCCTGGACACCTTCGCCAAGATCTTCCGGAGGCCGTTTCAGCTCAAGGAGTTCCTCGACCAGACCTGGATGATCGCCCGCGTCTCGTTGGTGCCGACGCTGCTGGTGGCCATCCCGTTCACCGTGCTGGTCGCGTTCACACTGAACATCCTGCTGCGTGAGATCGGCGCCGCCGACCTGTCCGGTGCGGGCACGGCCTTCGGCACCATCACCCAGCTCGGTCCGGTGGTGACCGTGCTTGTCGTCGCGGGCGCCGGCGCGACGGCGATCTGCGCCGACCTGGGCGCACGCACCATCCGCGAGGAGATCGACGCCATGCGGGTGCTCGGCATCGACCCGATCCAACGGCTCGTGGTGCCCCGCGTGCTGGCGTCCACCTTCGTGGCGCTGCTGCTCAACGGTCTGGTGTGCGCCATCGGCCTCGCCGGGGGCTATGTGTTCTCGGTCTTCCTGCAGGGCGTCAACCCCGGCGCCTTCATCAACGGCCTGACCGTGCTCACCGGTCTCGGTGAGCTGGTGCTCGCCGAGATCAAGGCGCTGCTGTTCGGGGTCGTCGCGGGATTGGTGGGCTGCTACCGCGGCCTGACCGTCAAGGGCGGGCCCAAAGGTGTGGGTAACGCCGTCAACGAGACCGTGGTCTATGCGTTCATCTGTCTGTTCGTGATCAATGTGATCATGACCGCAATCGGCGTCAGGGTGCTCACACCATGA
- a CDS encoding MCE family protein, with amino-acid sequence MRRDRTMLKVSIFTVVMLLVAAGLVVVFGEFRFAAGNTYHATFAEASRLKAGQDVRIAGVPVGTVNSVKLNPDNTVDVGFDVNKRYQLYTSSRAVVRYENLVGDRYLEITSGPGELRKLAPGSTIAQQNTQPALDLDALLGGLRPVLKGLDGAKINEVSNAVIELLQGQGGALANLLTSTSAFTQNVAARDQLIGDVITNLNTVLGTVDEKGSQFDASVDELQKLITGLAEGRDPIAGAIPPLASAESDLTEMLETSRRPLQGVIENARPLAQRMDERKADINKVIEPLAENYLRLNALGAYGSFFNIYYCSIRMKVNGPAGSDILIPFGGPPDPSKGRCSENG; translated from the coding sequence ATGCGCCGCGACAGAACCATGCTCAAGGTCAGCATCTTCACGGTGGTGATGCTGCTGGTGGCCGCCGGGCTCGTGGTGGTCTTCGGCGAGTTCCGCTTCGCCGCGGGCAACACCTACCACGCCACGTTCGCCGAGGCCTCGCGACTGAAGGCCGGTCAGGACGTTCGCATCGCCGGCGTGCCGGTCGGGACGGTCAATTCCGTCAAACTGAACCCGGACAACACCGTCGACGTCGGTTTCGACGTCAACAAGCGCTACCAGCTGTACACCTCGAGCCGGGCCGTGGTGCGGTACGAGAACCTGGTCGGTGACCGGTACCTGGAGATCACCTCGGGGCCGGGGGAATTGCGCAAGCTCGCCCCGGGCAGCACCATCGCGCAGCAGAACACCCAGCCCGCACTGGATCTCGACGCGCTCCTGGGCGGGCTGCGACCGGTTCTCAAAGGCCTCGACGGCGCCAAGATCAACGAGGTGTCCAACGCGGTGATCGAACTGCTGCAGGGCCAGGGCGGTGCGCTGGCCAACCTGTTGACCAGCACGAGCGCGTTCACCCAGAACGTGGCGGCCCGCGACCAGCTGATCGGCGACGTGATCACCAACCTCAACACCGTGCTGGGCACGGTCGACGAGAAAGGTTCGCAGTTCGACGCCAGCGTCGACGAACTGCAGAAACTGATCACCGGATTGGCCGAGGGGCGCGACCCGATCGCCGGTGCGATCCCGCCGCTCGCGTCGGCGGAGAGCGATCTGACCGAGATGCTGGAAACGTCGCGTCGGCCGCTGCAGGGCGTCATCGAGAACGCCCGGCCGCTCGCGCAACGAATGGACGAACGCAAGGCCGACATCAACAAGGTCATCGAACCGCTCGCCGAGAACTACCTGAGGCTCAACGCCCTCGGGGCCTACGGTTCGTTCTTCAACATCTATTACTGCTCGATCCGGATGAAGGTGAACGGGCCGGCGGGCAGCGACATCCTGATTCCGTTCGGCGGTCCGCCGGACCCGTCCAAGGGGAGGTGTTCGGAGAATGGCTAG
- a CDS encoding 3-oxoacyl-ACP reductase yields the protein MTNDTHPADQKAGNDAGLDLSGKVAIVTGAAAGLGRAEAIGLAQSGATVVVNDIAGALERSDVLDEIAAAGSKGVAVAGDISRRSTADELIETADGLGGLGIVVNNAGITRDRILFNMTDEEWDSVIAVHLRGHFLLTRNAAAYWRGQAKAGDGTVYGRVINTSSEAGLSGPVGQPNYGAAKAGITALTLSAARALERFGVRANAIAPRARTAMTAGVFGDAPELPKGQIDPLSTDHVVTLVRFLAAPASEGVNGQLFIVYGPSVTLVAAPTAETQFVADADAWEPSDLSVTLRDYFADRDPERGFSATALMQSRD from the coding sequence ATGACCAACGACACGCACCCCGCCGATCAGAAAGCCGGGAACGACGCCGGTCTCGATCTGTCCGGAAAGGTCGCCATCGTCACCGGCGCCGCCGCGGGCCTCGGCCGCGCCGAGGCGATCGGTCTGGCCCAGTCCGGCGCCACCGTCGTCGTCAACGACATCGCGGGCGCGCTGGAGCGGTCCGACGTGCTCGACGAGATCGCCGCGGCCGGATCCAAGGGTGTGGCCGTCGCGGGTGACATCAGCCGGCGGTCCACGGCCGACGAGCTCATCGAGACCGCCGACGGGCTCGGCGGCCTTGGCATCGTCGTCAACAACGCGGGCATCACGCGCGACCGCATCCTGTTCAACATGACCGACGAGGAGTGGGACTCGGTCATCGCGGTCCACCTGCGCGGGCACTTCCTGCTGACCCGCAACGCCGCCGCGTACTGGCGCGGGCAGGCCAAGGCCGGGGACGGGACGGTCTACGGCCGCGTCATCAACACCTCGTCGGAGGCCGGGCTGTCCGGCCCGGTCGGCCAGCCCAACTACGGCGCCGCCAAGGCGGGCATCACCGCGCTCACCCTCTCGGCGGCCAGGGCACTCGAGCGGTTCGGGGTCAGGGCCAACGCGATCGCGCCAAGGGCGCGCACCGCGATGACGGCCGGTGTGTTCGGCGACGCGCCCGAGCTTCCCAAGGGGCAGATCGACCCGCTCTCCACCGATCACGTCGTGACGCTCGTGCGGTTCCTCGCGGCACCGGCCTCAGAAGGTGTGAACGGTCAGCTGTTCATCGTTTATGGTCCATCTGTCACCTTGGTCGCGGCGCCCACCGCCGAGACGCAGTTCGTCGCCGACGCCGACGCGTGGGAACCGTCAGACCTGAGCGTGACGCTGCGGGACTACTTTGCTGATCGGGATCCGGAGCGTGGGTTCTCGGCGACTGCACTGATGCAGTCGCGAGACTGA
- a CDS encoding MCE family protein produces the protein MSNGNAKRSHVRIAAAVLAAIVLAAVVFTYLSYSAAFTPTDKVTVTAPRAGLVMERDAKVKYRGIQIGKVTDIEYAGREARLTLSLKRGEMQYIPSNATVRIAGNTIFGAKSVEFLPPEQAADTPLRPGTNVPVGDVQLEVNTLFQTLSDLLDKIDPVSLNGTLTALGEGLRGHGDDLGATLAGLNTLLAQLNPKLPTLQEDFAKAAGVANIYGDAGPDIAEVIGNVPDLNRTIVDERANLDATLLAATGLANNGTATLQPAADNYIAAIQRLRAPLKVAGDYSPEFGCILQGTAIAVDRFAPIIGGIRPGLFVASNFLPGAPAYTYPESLPIVNASGGPNCRGLPDVPSKQFGGSWYHTPFLVTDNAYVPFQPNTELQFDAPATLQFLFNGAFAERDDF, from the coding sequence ATGTCGAACGGAAACGCCAAACGCAGCCACGTGCGGATCGCGGCCGCCGTCCTGGCGGCGATCGTGCTCGCCGCGGTCGTGTTCACCTACCTGTCCTACTCGGCCGCGTTCACCCCCACCGACAAGGTCACGGTCACCGCGCCGCGCGCGGGCCTGGTGATGGAACGCGATGCGAAGGTCAAGTACCGCGGCATCCAGATCGGCAAGGTGACCGACATCGAATACGCGGGTCGCGAGGCGAGGCTCACGCTGTCGCTCAAGCGCGGTGAGATGCAGTACATCCCGTCGAATGCGACCGTGCGGATCGCGGGCAACACGATCTTCGGCGCCAAGTCCGTCGAGTTCCTGCCGCCCGAGCAGGCCGCCGACACGCCGCTGCGCCCGGGCACCAACGTCCCGGTGGGCGACGTGCAGCTCGAGGTCAACACGCTGTTCCAGACGCTGTCGGACCTGCTCGACAAGATCGACCCGGTGAGCCTCAACGGCACGCTGACAGCACTGGGCGAGGGTCTGCGCGGGCACGGCGACGATCTCGGCGCGACCCTGGCCGGGTTGAACACGCTGCTGGCGCAGCTCAACCCCAAGCTGCCCACCCTGCAGGAGGACTTCGCCAAGGCGGCCGGTGTCGCCAACATCTACGGTGACGCCGGACCCGACATCGCCGAGGTGATCGGCAACGTCCCCGACCTGAACCGGACCATCGTCGATGAGCGGGCCAACCTCGATGCCACGCTGCTGGCCGCGACCGGCCTGGCCAACAACGGCACCGCGACACTGCAGCCCGCCGCCGACAACTACATCGCGGCCATCCAGCGGCTGCGGGCCCCGCTCAAGGTCGCAGGCGACTACTCTCCGGAGTTCGGCTGCATCCTGCAGGGCACGGCCATCGCGGTCGACCGGTTCGCCCCGATCATCGGTGGTATCCGGCCGGGCCTGTTCGTGGCGTCCAACTTCCTGCCGGGGGCGCCCGCGTACACCTATCCCGAGAGCCTGCCGATCGTGAACGCCTCGGGCGGGCCGAACTGCCGAGGCCTGCCCGATGTGCCGTCCAAGCAGTTCGGTGGCAGCTGGTATCACACGCCGTTCCTGGTCACCGACAACGCCTACGTGCCGTTCCAGCCGAACACCGAACTGCAGTTCGACGCGCCCGCGACGCTGCAGTTCCTGTTCAACGGTGCGTTCGCCGAAAGGGACGACTTCTAG
- a CDS encoding ferredoxin, producing the protein MRVEVDRDRCEGNAVCVGIAPDLFELDDEDYAVVKSDPVPADQEDLADQAVHECPRAALIRKD; encoded by the coding sequence ATGCGAGTTGAAGTTGACCGCGATCGCTGCGAAGGCAACGCGGTGTGCGTGGGAATTGCCCCGGATCTGTTCGAACTCGACGACGAGGACTACGCGGTGGTGAAATCCGATCCGGTGCCCGCCGATCAGGAGGATCTGGCCGATCAGGCGGTCCACGAGTGCCCCAGGGCCGCGCTGATCCGCAAAGACTAG
- a CDS encoding MlaE family ABC transporter permease produces MSYDATLRFRRLFRGVPRTVDTVGEQALFYGETMRYLPNAFTRYRKETIRLVAEMTMGAGALVMIGGTVGVAAFLTLASGGVIAVQGYSSLGNIGIEALTGFLSAFLNVRIVAPVIAGIALAATIGAGATAQLGAMRVAEEIDAVESMAVHAVSYLVSTRLLAGLIAIVPLYSLSVLAAFFAARFTTVFINGQSAGLYDHYFNTFLIPSDLLWSFLQAIVMAIAVMLVHTYYGYNASGGPVGVGIAVGQAVRTSLIVVVTITLFISLAVYGASGNFNLSG; encoded by the coding sequence ATGAGTTACGACGCCACGCTGCGATTCCGCCGCCTGTTCCGTGGGGTGCCCAGGACCGTCGACACGGTCGGCGAGCAGGCCCTGTTCTACGGCGAGACCATGCGGTACCTGCCGAACGCCTTCACGCGGTACCGCAAGGAGACCATCCGACTGGTCGCCGAGATGACCATGGGCGCGGGAGCGCTGGTGATGATCGGCGGCACCGTCGGGGTCGCGGCATTCCTCACGCTGGCGTCCGGCGGCGTCATCGCGGTGCAGGGCTACTCGTCGCTGGGCAACATCGGCATCGAGGCCCTCACCGGCTTCCTGTCGGCCTTCCTCAACGTGCGCATCGTCGCGCCGGTCATCGCCGGGATCGCGCTCGCGGCCACCATCGGCGCGGGCGCCACGGCCCAGCTCGGGGCGATGCGCGTGGCCGAGGAGATCGACGCCGTCGAATCGATGGCCGTGCACGCCGTGTCCTACCTGGTGTCGACGCGGCTGCTGGCCGGCCTCATCGCGATCGTGCCGCTGTACTCGCTGTCGGTGCTCGCGGCGTTCTTCGCGGCGCGGTTCACGACGGTGTTCATCAACGGGCAGTCCGCGGGCCTCTACGACCACTACTTCAACACCTTCCTGATCCCCAGCGACCTGCTGTGGTCGTTCCTGCAGGCCATCGTGATGGCGATCGCCGTCATGCTCGTGCACACCTACTACGGCTACAACGCCTCCGGCGGCCCGGTGGGGGTCGGGATCGCGGTGGGGCAGGCCGTGCGCACCTCGCTGATCGTCGTCGTCACCATCACCCTGTTCATCTCACTCGCCGTCTACGGCGCGTCCGGCAACTTCAACCTCTCGGGGTAG